Proteins encoded together in one Antennarius striatus isolate MH-2024 chromosome 13, ASM4005453v1, whole genome shotgun sequence window:
- the LOC137606391 gene encoding peptidyl-tRNA hydrolase 2, mitochondrial-like, which produces MDLFYDPLGLGVAAGLGCGLFLGWYLQRRFDPTKRWGTLAALAALGNGAGEASVLIEEGEFKLVLVVRNDLKMSPGIMAAQCSHAAISSYKQAQGGNPEILKQWIYCGQPKKVVEAPNEDTLIDLLAEAKELGLLASLIEDSEKTGVASGSYNMVAIGPGPSDLIDRVTGNLSL; this is translated from the coding sequence ATGGATCTGTTTTATGATCCACTTGGCTTGGGTGTCGCCGCGGGACTGGGCTGTGGACTGTTCCTTGGTTGGTACCTTCAGAGGCGCTTTGACCCAACAAAGCGTTGGGGAACGTTGGCAGCCTTGGCAGCGTTGGGGAACGGCGCCGGCGAAGCGAGCGTCCTGATAGAAGAAGGCGAGTTCAAACTGGTTCTAGTGGTCAGAAATGACCTGAAGATGAGTCCAGGAATAATGGCCGCCCAGTGCTCCCACGCTGCCATATCATCTTACAAACAGGCTCAAGGTGGGAACCCTGAGATCCTCAAACAGTGGATATACTGCGGCCAGCCCAAGAAGGTGGTGGAGGCCCCCAATGAAGACACTCTTATTGATCTACTAGCGGAGGCCAAAGAACTCGGGCTTCTGGCCAGTCTGATAGAGGATTCAGAAAAGACTGGAGTCGCCTCTGGATCGTACAACATGGTCGCTATCGGTCCGGGTCCGTCTGATCTGATCGACAGAGTCACCGGGAACTTGAGTCTGTAG
- the LOC137606392 gene encoding peptidyl-tRNA hydrolase 2, mitochondrial-like — translation MYMVYGATPKVLGLGVAAGLGCGLFIGWYLRKRFFPTSRSVMKAMGNRTEDGEFKLVLVVRSDLKMSPGIMAAQCSQAALSLYKQAQVRNPEILQQWEDCGQPKVVVEAPNGDSLTDLLAEAVELGLLVSLIEGLDKTQIASTLYTVLGIGPGPSDLIDRVTRNLSLYRN, via the coding sequence ATGTATATGGTTTATGGTGCTACACCGAAGGTACTTGGCTTGGGTGTCGCCGCGGGACTGGGCTGTGGACTGTTCATTGGTTGGTACCTTCGGAAGCGATTTTTCCCAACATCCAGAAGTGTCATGAAAGCGATGGGGAATAGAACAGAAGACGGCGAGTTCAAACTGGTTCTGGTGGTCAGAAGTGACCTGAAGATGAGTCCAGGAATAATGGCCGCCCAGTGCTCCCAGGCTGCCCTATCACTTTACAAACAGGCTCAAGTCAGGAACCCTGAGATCCTCCAACAGTGGGAAGACTGCGGCCAGCccaaggtggtggtggaggcccCCAACGGAGACAGTCTTACTGACCTGCTGGCTGAGGCCGTAGAACTCGGGCTCCTGGTCAGCCTGATTGAAGGTTTAGACAAGACTCAAATCGCTTCTACATTGTACACCGTACTCGGTATTGGTCCAGGTCCGTCTGATCTGATCGACAGAGTCACCAGGAACCTGAGTCTCTATAGAAACTAA
- the LOC137606331 gene encoding peptidyl-tRNA hydrolase 2, mitochondrial-like isoform X1 produces the protein MRPAGVTMDLFYGPLGLGVAAGLGCGLFLGWHLRSRFGPTSKSLMTAMGNGAGEASVMGEVGEFKMVLVVRNDLKMGKGKVAAQCSHAAVSAYKQCQRRNPELLKHWEYCGQPKVVVKAPDEDTLIDLLSLAKEAGLLVSLIQDAGRTQIAPGSRTVLGIGPGPADLIDKVSGHLKLY, from the exons ATGAGACCGGCAG GTGTAACGATGGATCTGTTTTATGGTCCACTTGGCTTGGGTGTCGCCGCCGGACTGGGCTGTGGACTGTTCCTCGGTTGGCACCTTCGGAGTCGCTTTGGCCCAACATCCAAAAGTCTCATGACAGCGATGGGGAACGGCGCCGGCGAAGCAAGCGTCATGGGAGAAGTTGGCGAGTTCAAGATGGTTCTGGTGGTCCGAAATGACCTGAAGATGGGCAAAGGAAAAGTAGCGGCCCAGTGCTCCCACGCAGCCGTGTCGGCTTACAAACAGTGTCAGCGCAGGAACCCCGAGCTCCTCAAACACTGGGAATACTGCGGCCAGCCCAAGGTGGTGGTGAAGGCCCCCGACGAGGACACTCTGATTGATCTGCTGAGTCTTGCCAAAGAAGCCGGGCTTCTGGTCAGCCTGATTCAGGATGCAGGACGGACTCAGATCGCTCCTGGGTCACGCACCGTTCTCGGTATCGGTCCGGGTCCAGCCGACCTTATTGACAAAGTCAGCGGACATTTGAAACTCTACTAG
- the LOC137606331 gene encoding peptidyl-tRNA hydrolase 2, mitochondrial-like isoform X2 has translation MDLFYGPLGLGVAAGLGCGLFLGWHLRSRFGPTSKSLMTAMGNGAGEASVMGEVGEFKMVLVVRNDLKMGKGKVAAQCSHAAVSAYKQCQRRNPELLKHWEYCGQPKVVVKAPDEDTLIDLLSLAKEAGLLVSLIQDAGRTQIAPGSRTVLGIGPGPADLIDKVSGHLKLY, from the coding sequence ATGGATCTGTTTTATGGTCCACTTGGCTTGGGTGTCGCCGCCGGACTGGGCTGTGGACTGTTCCTCGGTTGGCACCTTCGGAGTCGCTTTGGCCCAACATCCAAAAGTCTCATGACAGCGATGGGGAACGGCGCCGGCGAAGCAAGCGTCATGGGAGAAGTTGGCGAGTTCAAGATGGTTCTGGTGGTCCGAAATGACCTGAAGATGGGCAAAGGAAAAGTAGCGGCCCAGTGCTCCCACGCAGCCGTGTCGGCTTACAAACAGTGTCAGCGCAGGAACCCCGAGCTCCTCAAACACTGGGAATACTGCGGCCAGCCCAAGGTGGTGGTGAAGGCCCCCGACGAGGACACTCTGATTGATCTGCTGAGTCTTGCCAAAGAAGCCGGGCTTCTGGTCAGCCTGATTCAGGATGCAGGACGGACTCAGATCGCTCCTGGGTCACGCACCGTTCTCGGTATCGGTCCGGGTCCAGCCGACCTTATTGACAAAGTCAGCGGACATTTGAAACTCTACTAG